In Streptomyces sp. NBC_00091, the following proteins share a genomic window:
- a CDS encoding guanylate kinase, translating into MPVDPKPFLTRPTGCLFVLSGPSGTGKTSLARAMAEADPTLVTTRSVTTRRPRPGAGEEHYDHVTRDEFLKMAGNGEFAQWIHPSFDEYYGTLRAPLEEALGRGQDLLLDYCPEGYLNLRRCFPEQTVGIFVMAPSVEMMDRRLAGRGSENEEERELRHTMALRDFNFVTEHDYHVVNDDFEETLGTLLAIRRAEKARPAHQRLAMGAYARHAEPTLLRYY; encoded by the coding sequence ATGCCAGTCGATCCGAAGCCGTTCCTCACCCGCCCCACCGGCTGCCTGTTCGTGTTGTCCGGGCCTTCCGGCACGGGGAAGACCTCACTCGCGCGCGCCATGGCCGAGGCCGATCCGACCCTGGTCACCACCCGGTCCGTGACCACGCGCCGGCCCCGGCCCGGAGCCGGCGAGGAGCACTACGACCACGTGACTCGTGACGAGTTCCTCAAGATGGCCGGCAACGGCGAGTTCGCGCAGTGGATCCACCCCTCCTTCGACGAGTACTACGGCACCCTGCGCGCGCCCCTCGAAGAGGCGCTCGGCCGGGGCCAGGACCTGCTCCTCGACTACTGCCCCGAGGGCTACCTGAACCTCCGGCGCTGCTTCCCGGAACAGACCGTCGGCATCTTCGTCATGGCCCCCAGCGTGGAAATGATGGACCGGCGGCTCGCGGGCCGGGGCAGTGAGAACGAGGAGGAGCGGGAGCTGCGGCACACGATGGCGCTGCGCGACTTCAACTTCGTGACGGAGCACGACTACCACGTCGTCAACGACGACTTCGAGGAGACGCTGGGCACCCTGCTGGCGATCCGCCGGGCGGAGAAGGCCCGGCCCGCTCACCAGCGCCTGGCCATGGGGGCGTACGCACGCCACGCCGAGCCGACGCTGCTGCGCTACTACTGA
- the ahcY gene encoding adenosylhomocysteinase, giving the protein MPRTPFGESAAGPDRRVADLSLAFRGRTEIRLAENEMPGLMALREQYAGQAPLAGARITGTLHMTVQTAVLIETLVALGAQVRWAGSNVLSTQDAAAAAVAVGPGGGQGGRPGVPVFAWKGQSAEEFWWCVERALCWPDGSGPNMLLDDAAGSTLLLHQGVAYERAGAVPAAGRDDDEMDAALLRLLAAARITAPGRWSAMAAGIRGVTEETTTGAHRLRRLAASGSLLFPAISVNDSVTKSKFDNIYGCRHSLIDGINRATDVLIGGKTAVVCGYGDVGKGCAAALRGQGARVVVTEIDPICALQAAMDGYQVATLDSVVERADIVVTTTGSRHVLTAGHLARMKHQAIVGNMGHAEGEIDLAQLAAVPGVRRETIKPQVDEWTFEDGHSLIVLSEGRLLNLGNATGHPSFVMSSSFANQVLAQLELYTGVRGYPLGVHALPKHLDEKVALLHLDALGAELTPLSEAQAEYLGVPVGGPYKPDSYRY; this is encoded by the coding sequence ATGCCGCGTACACCCTTCGGTGAAAGCGCCGCGGGCCCGGACCGGCGGGTGGCGGACCTGTCCCTGGCCTTCCGCGGCCGCACCGAAATCCGCCTGGCAGAGAACGAGATGCCGGGGCTGATGGCGCTGCGGGAGCAGTACGCGGGACAGGCGCCGCTGGCCGGAGCCCGGATCACCGGAACACTGCACATGACGGTGCAGACCGCGGTGCTGATCGAGACGCTGGTCGCGCTGGGCGCGCAGGTGCGCTGGGCCGGATCCAACGTGCTCTCGACCCAGGACGCGGCGGCGGCCGCCGTCGCGGTGGGTCCCGGAGGCGGCCAGGGCGGCCGGCCGGGCGTCCCGGTGTTCGCCTGGAAGGGCCAGAGCGCCGAGGAGTTCTGGTGGTGCGTCGAGCGCGCGCTGTGCTGGCCCGACGGGTCGGGGCCGAACATGCTCCTCGACGACGCGGCCGGTTCCACCCTGCTGCTCCATCAGGGCGTCGCCTACGAGCGGGCGGGCGCCGTTCCCGCCGCCGGGCGGGACGACGACGAGATGGACGCGGCCCTGCTGCGGCTGCTGGCCGCTGCCCGGATCACCGCACCGGGCCGGTGGAGCGCCATGGCCGCGGGTATCCGCGGGGTCACCGAGGAGACCACCACCGGCGCCCACCGGCTGCGCCGGCTGGCCGCGTCGGGGTCCCTGCTCTTCCCCGCGATCAGCGTCAACGACTCGGTGACGAAGTCGAAGTTCGACAACATCTACGGCTGCCGGCACTCCCTGATCGACGGCATCAACCGGGCCACCGACGTGCTGATCGGCGGCAAGACGGCGGTGGTGTGCGGTTACGGAGACGTGGGCAAGGGCTGTGCGGCGGCGCTGCGCGGCCAGGGCGCGCGCGTGGTGGTCACCGAGATCGACCCGATCTGCGCCCTCCAGGCCGCCATGGACGGCTACCAGGTCGCGACGCTGGACTCCGTGGTGGAGCGCGCCGACATCGTGGTGACCACGACGGGCAGCCGGCACGTCCTCACCGCCGGGCACCTCGCGCGCATGAAGCACCAGGCGATCGTCGGGAACATGGGCCACGCGGAGGGCGAGATCGACCTCGCGCAGCTGGCCGCGGTGCCCGGCGTCCGGCGGGAGACGATCAAGCCGCAGGTGGACGAGTGGACGTTCGAGGACGGGCACTCGCTGATCGTGCTGTCCGAGGGGCGGCTGCTGAACCTGGGCAACGCGACCGGACACCCGAGCTTCGTGATGTCGAGCTCCTTCGCCAACCAGGTCCTCGCGCAGCTCGAGCTGTACACCGGCGTCCGCGGCTACCCGCTCGGCGTGCACGCCCTGCCCAAGCACCTCGACGAGAAGGTCGCCCTGCTGCACCTGGACGCCCTGGGGGCCGAGCTGACCCCCCTGAGCGAAGCGCAGGCCGAGTACCTCGGCGTACCGGTGGGCGGCCCGTACAAGCCCGACTCGTACCGCTACTGA
- a CDS encoding ABC transporter permease yields the protein MQPVHPLRVIRHSAVNAFADMRAVYTWKTWTFGWLGRMLAQVTFFVLLGRLVGGPDQARYLIVGNALMTCVIESLTVVASSTWERAAGTLPLLAAAPAKPTWVFLGRSLQWPISGTGTSLVALFVLGPAFGVSWTAAQVPVAVVLVVLTAVGTYFLGLFLAALVLNAGSVRNVVSNAGYLLMMAVCGVQVPVGYWPEWVGWIARAIPLTHLLGALRSLTDGADLATVSGEAAVGLLVGLAWLGAAHLMFEALLRRGRRAGTIDFAS from the coding sequence ATGCAGCCCGTACACCCCCTGCGCGTCATCAGGCACAGCGCGGTGAACGCCTTCGCCGACATGCGGGCCGTCTACACCTGGAAGACCTGGACCTTCGGCTGGCTCGGCCGGATGCTGGCACAGGTCACCTTCTTCGTCCTGCTGGGACGGCTGGTCGGAGGCCCGGACCAGGCCAGGTACCTGATCGTGGGCAACGCCCTGATGACCTGCGTGATCGAGTCGTTGACGGTCGTGGCGTCCTCCACGTGGGAGCGCGCCGCGGGCACCCTCCCGCTCCTGGCCGCGGCGCCGGCGAAACCCACCTGGGTCTTCCTCGGCCGCAGCCTCCAGTGGCCCATCAGCGGCACCGGGACCTCGCTGGTGGCCCTCTTCGTCCTCGGCCCGGCCTTCGGAGTGAGCTGGACCGCCGCCCAGGTGCCGGTGGCCGTCGTCCTGGTCGTGCTCACAGCGGTCGGTACGTATTTCCTCGGGCTGTTCCTGGCCGCGCTCGTACTGAACGCGGGCAGTGTGCGCAATGTCGTCTCCAACGCCGGCTATCTGCTGATGATGGCGGTGTGCGGGGTCCAGGTGCCGGTCGGCTACTGGCCCGAATGGGTCGGCTGGATCGCCCGGGCGATCCCGCTCACCCACCTCCTCGGGGCCCTGCGTTCCCTCACCGACGGCGCGGACCTCGCCACGGTTTCCGGCGAGGCGGCCGTCGGGCTGCTCGTGGGGCTGGCCTGGCTCGGCGCCGCCCACCTGATGTTCGAAGCCCTGCTGAGACGGGGCAGACGGGCCGGGACGATCGACTTCGCGTCCTGA
- a CDS encoding ABC transporter permease, with protein MRLFLTAARFQLRLAWRSPDTVQVCVTAPLLTIVFLAISDHAGRADLSPYAVVAPTLMSLWLLALYTAGELINVERSLGTLEGLVAAPARFEVLVMGRMCAVTAIGAVSFAESWLVAGLVFDRWLAFPHPAVTAACVLATGFATAGTASILTSLFVLMPSARIIQNTLSYPFYLLGGVLVPVASLPAWLRPESRAVFLSWSADLLRDSLAPAPVSHAVLRLAVILGLGAIGFGLGLVLLRRVLDRVCRLGTLSQT; from the coding sequence ATGAGGCTGTTCCTCACCGCCGCGCGCTTCCAGCTCCGGCTGGCGTGGCGGTCGCCCGACACCGTCCAGGTGTGCGTGACCGCCCCCCTGCTGACCATCGTCTTCCTGGCGATCAGTGACCACGCCGGGCGCGCGGACCTCTCGCCGTACGCCGTGGTCGCGCCGACCCTGATGTCGCTGTGGCTCCTCGCCCTCTACACCGCGGGCGAACTCATCAACGTGGAGAGGTCCCTCGGCACCCTGGAGGGACTGGTCGCCGCTCCGGCCCGCTTCGAGGTCCTCGTGATGGGCCGGATGTGTGCGGTCACCGCGATCGGCGCGGTCTCCTTCGCGGAGTCGTGGCTCGTCGCCGGACTGGTCTTCGACCGCTGGCTGGCCTTCCCGCACCCGGCCGTCACCGCCGCCTGCGTGCTGGCGACCGGCTTCGCCACGGCCGGCACCGCGAGCATCCTCACCTCCCTGTTCGTCCTGATGCCCTCCGCGCGCATCATCCAGAACACCCTCAGCTACCCGTTCTACCTGCTGGGCGGCGTCCTGGTGCCGGTCGCCTCGCTGCCCGCCTGGCTACGGCCGGAGTCACGGGCCGTGTTCCTGTCCTGGTCCGCCGATCTGCTGCGCGACAGCCTCGCGCCCGCCCCCGTCAGCCATGCCGTACTCCGGCTCGCGGTGATCCTCGGCCTCGGCGCCATCGGGTTCGGGCTGGGCCTGGTGCTGCTGCGCCGGGTCCTCGACCGGGTGTGCCGCCTCGGCACCCTGTCCCAGACGTGA
- a CDS encoding ferredoxin: MTGDWEVGVDSRRCIGSGVCASAAPAHFSIDTARRSRPTAARVAPDEGVLNAAFTCPVEAISVVELTTGLMLFPEEGSPS, translated from the coding sequence ATGACGGGTGACTGGGAGGTCGGCGTCGACAGCCGTCGCTGCATCGGTTCGGGAGTCTGCGCGAGTGCCGCTCCCGCGCACTTCTCGATCGACACCGCCCGCCGGTCACGGCCGACCGCCGCCCGGGTCGCTCCCGACGAGGGCGTACTGAACGCGGCTTTCACCTGCCCGGTGGAGGCCATTTCGGTCGTCGAGCTGACGACCGGGCTGATGCTGTTTCCCGAAGAAGGGAGCCCGTCGTGA
- a CDS encoding aminotransferase class III-fold pyridoxal phosphate-dependent enzyme, whose translation MNDTTHGRFPASEKLLARAERVIPGGVWGHNKFPAVYDPTEYPWFAERGEGARLKDVDGNWYVDFMCGYGTMVNGYARPEVDDAVMEQARSGDCLSQATARSVELAELLVDTVDGAAWAAWGKGGSDATWIALLTARAHTGRTMVACVDGAYHGSHGWCAWCNPGEGRRPSDSHDVTTLRWNDVAGVEQLFAEHGPRLAAVVITPFHHPIAGTAVMPDPAWLRALREHCDRAGTLLISDDVRAGFHLDLRGSHAYFGFRPDLVAFSKALANGWPVAAVTGTEALREAAAGIFVAGTYWNSGSSMAGAIANLRLMKEERSVERMHASGGKLVAGLLSLGELNGVPLRVSGPVTMPTVTVDGDQDFAWMRRFAVHMAAEGSFVHPMHNWFVSAAHDDEVIEQSLDHAARAIVRAQEDLGGA comes from the coding sequence ATGAACGACACGACGCACGGGCGGTTCCCCGCCTCCGAGAAGCTGCTGGCCCGAGCCGAGCGGGTGATCCCCGGCGGTGTCTGGGGCCACAACAAGTTCCCCGCCGTGTACGACCCCACAGAGTACCCGTGGTTCGCCGAACGCGGTGAGGGCGCCCGGCTGAAGGACGTCGACGGCAACTGGTACGTCGACTTCATGTGCGGCTACGGCACCATGGTCAACGGGTACGCCCGCCCCGAGGTCGACGACGCCGTCATGGAGCAGGCCCGCTCCGGCGACTGCCTCAGCCAGGCCACCGCGCGGTCGGTCGAACTGGCCGAGCTGCTCGTGGACACGGTGGACGGCGCGGCCTGGGCGGCCTGGGGCAAGGGCGGCTCCGACGCCACCTGGATCGCCCTGCTCACCGCGCGGGCGCACACCGGGCGGACCATGGTGGCCTGTGTGGACGGCGCCTACCACGGCTCCCACGGCTGGTGCGCGTGGTGCAACCCGGGCGAGGGCCGCCGGCCGTCCGACTCCCACGACGTGACGACCTTGCGCTGGAACGACGTCGCCGGGGTGGAGCAGCTCTTCGCCGAGCACGGCCCCCGGCTGGCCGCCGTCGTCATCACGCCCTTCCACCATCCGATCGCCGGCACCGCGGTCATGCCCGACCCGGCGTGGCTGCGCGCCCTGCGAGAGCACTGCGACCGCGCGGGCACCCTGCTCATCTCGGACGACGTCCGTGCCGGGTTCCACCTCGATCTGCGGGGCTCGCACGCCTACTTCGGCTTCCGTCCCGACCTGGTGGCCTTCTCCAAGGCGCTGGCGAACGGCTGGCCGGTCGCCGCCGTCACGGGCACCGAAGCGCTGCGGGAGGCCGCCGCCGGGATCTTCGTGGCCGGCACCTACTGGAACTCCGGCTCCTCGATGGCCGGCGCGATCGCCAATCTGCGGCTGATGAAGGAGGAGCGCAGCGTCGAGCGGATGCACGCCTCCGGCGGGAAGCTGGTGGCGGGCCTGCTCTCGCTCGGCGAGCTGAACGGGGTGCCGCTGCGGGTCTCCGGCCCGGTCACCATGCCCACCGTCACGGTGGACGGCGACCAGGACTTCGCCTGGATGCGCCGCTTCGCGGTCCACATGGCGGCCGAGGGATCCTTCGTCCACCCCATGCACAACTGGTTCGTCTCGGCCGCCCACGACGACGAGGTCATCGAGCAGAGCCTGGACCACGCGGCACGCGCGATCGTGCGGGCCCAGGAAGACCTGGGCGGCGCGTGA
- a CDS encoding nucleotidyltransferase family protein, whose product MDLAMLYDVLDVSPEQGPGRLLFTARKAHYTLPYLVLSALEREGCAMSEAARGELARARRRARHYEEVLTRVTAQVPAQVIKGPLLARTYPEGLLRPQGDLDLVTEGEPDLWNAVRLLTKDNPPQYAGVSVLGAPTRHVVVTLTWQPEDPLLDPELRVEIATAALVGDQQSVPIRPAMPADTLTANLLALAEERFQRPFHARDAIDVHMLGNTEPPSLDGLVSAAADYHLAPELRELLDYAAQRVPVGHLSALGPALEPADREERARRATRPESPAPAPATGVRAALEAGVPLYGMPLGRVTGRTDRDRVRVHHFGDGALLLTPVGDYLLVTGETVAQEQYDAALQEAGLLAEETP is encoded by the coding sequence ATGGACCTCGCGATGTTGTACGACGTACTGGACGTGTCCCCGGAACAGGGGCCGGGCCGGCTGCTCTTCACCGCCCGCAAGGCGCACTACACCCTGCCCTACCTCGTGCTGTCCGCGCTGGAGCGGGAGGGCTGCGCCATGAGCGAGGCCGCTCGCGGGGAACTGGCCCGCGCCCGGCGGCGCGCCCGCCACTACGAGGAGGTGCTCACCCGGGTCACCGCCCAGGTGCCCGCGCAGGTCATCAAGGGGCCGCTGCTCGCCCGTACCTACCCCGAAGGCCTGCTCCGCCCCCAGGGCGACCTGGACCTGGTCACCGAGGGCGAGCCGGACCTGTGGAACGCGGTCCGGCTGCTGACGAAGGACAACCCGCCGCAGTACGCGGGCGTCTCCGTGCTCGGCGCGCCGACCCGCCACGTGGTGGTGACGCTGACCTGGCAGCCCGAGGACCCCCTCCTCGATCCCGAGCTCCGCGTCGAGATCGCCACGGCCGCCCTGGTCGGCGACCAGCAGTCCGTGCCCATCCGGCCCGCGATGCCCGCCGATACGCTGACCGCCAATCTGCTGGCCCTGGCCGAAGAGCGGTTCCAGCGCCCCTTCCACGCGCGTGACGCCATCGACGTCCACATGCTCGGGAACACCGAACCGCCCAGCCTGGACGGCCTGGTCTCAGCGGCGGCCGACTACCATCTGGCGCCCGAACTGCGGGAGTTGCTGGACTACGCCGCACAGCGGGTACCGGTCGGCCACCTCTCCGCCCTCGGCCCGGCCCTGGAACCGGCCGACCGGGAGGAACGGGCACGCCGCGCCACCCGTCCCGAGTCACCGGCCCCGGCCCCGGCCACCGGCGTCCGCGCGGCCCTCGAGGCCGGCGTTCCGCTGTACGGGATGCCGCTGGGGCGCGTCACCGGCCGTACGGACCGGGACCGCGTACGCGTCCACCACTTCGGGGACGGCGCCCTGTTGCTCACCCCGGTCGGGGACTACCTCCTGGTGACGGGGGAGACCGTCGCGCAGGAGCAGTACGACGCGGCGCTCCAGGAGGCCGGCCTGCTGGCGGAGGAGACGCCGTGA
- a CDS encoding ABC transporter ATP-binding protein, whose product MTAVETRALTRRYGNAKRGAEDEVPALREVDLTVERGEVYGLLGPNGAGKTTLCRILSTILLPTSGTARVMGHDVVQEADRVKGVIGIVFGGERGLYTRLTIRDNLRFWAALYGLHGNDLRRRCDALLERMGLGDRADDRVDTLSRGMKQRLHLARGLVADPPLLILDEPTVGMDPVAAQDFRVLVEGLKADGRTVVLTTHDMAEAEALCDRVSVFDRGRIVTTGAPAEIGALISRYEQVDAVGVPAGVAAALADVPGVVAVRPLERDRTRIETQDAGATHVVLRLLVEAGVTGISTGRPTLEEVYLHVIGERGMAVDG is encoded by the coding sequence GTGACGGCCGTGGAGACCCGTGCGCTGACGCGGCGGTACGGCAACGCCAAGCGGGGTGCCGAGGACGAGGTCCCCGCCCTGCGCGAAGTGGACCTGACGGTCGAACGGGGCGAGGTCTACGGCCTGCTGGGACCCAACGGAGCCGGCAAGACGACCCTCTGCCGGATCCTGTCGACCATCCTGCTCCCCACCTCGGGAACCGCCCGCGTCATGGGCCACGACGTGGTCCAGGAGGCCGACCGGGTCAAGGGCGTCATCGGCATCGTCTTCGGCGGGGAGCGCGGGCTGTACACGCGGCTCACGATCCGCGACAACCTGCGCTTCTGGGCGGCGCTCTACGGACTGCACGGCAACGACCTGCGGCGCCGCTGCGACGCGCTCCTGGAGCGGATGGGCCTGGGCGACCGGGCCGACGACCGGGTGGACACCCTGTCCCGGGGCATGAAGCAGCGACTGCACCTGGCCCGGGGCCTGGTCGCCGATCCGCCGCTGCTCATCCTCGACGAGCCCACCGTCGGCATGGACCCGGTCGCCGCCCAGGACTTCCGGGTCCTGGTCGAAGGACTCAAGGCGGACGGGCGCACCGTCGTGCTCACCACCCACGACATGGCCGAGGCGGAGGCCCTGTGCGACCGGGTGTCCGTCTTCGACCGCGGCAGGATCGTCACCACCGGCGCACCGGCCGAGATCGGCGCGCTGATCTCCCGCTACGAGCAGGTGGACGCCGTCGGTGTCCCCGCCGGGGTCGCCGCCGCCCTGGCGGACGTCCCGGGTGTCGTCGCGGTCCGGCCCCTCGAGAGGGACCGGACCCGGATCGAGACGCAGGACGCGGGGGCCACCCATGTGGTCCTGCGGCTCCTGGTGGAGGCCGGGGTGACGGGCATCTCCACCGGCCGCCCCACGCTGGAAGAGGTCTATCTGCACGTCATCGGCGAGCGGGGCATGGCGGTGGACGGATGA
- a CDS encoding cupin domain-containing protein has product MSRTDDLTRWLGLEPCADGGWASAPGGHDSYDGSLLDHRVMAFRTRLLDAGRPRTGWRRTDADTVLVRHPPHGPDTVLRLWTSDGRGRPTARPLGGHPSPDEPFQLTVPGGQWYALELLEGEAGLWSEAVVPGIAFGEGTQPTAPWPPTAEVTERRDGRRAGSNGQPLRELLGLTPHVEGGYFRQYYESTDGLETSRGRRPLANTIHYLLDRDSPVGYLHLNNAHITHFLNSGGPIQYLMLSPDGEVHEVVMGEDAAAGQVLAFTCPGGWWKSSRLPEGVSHGLISEIVAPGFDYRDQSLASADRIADQYPAAIGRLRPSIRG; this is encoded by the coding sequence ATGTCTCGAACCGATGACCTGACCCGGTGGCTGGGCCTGGAGCCCTGTGCCGACGGCGGCTGGGCGAGTGCCCCCGGCGGGCACGACTCCTACGACGGGAGCCTCCTGGACCACCGGGTCATGGCCTTCCGCACCCGGCTGCTGGACGCCGGACGCCCCCGCACCGGCTGGCGGCGCACGGACGCCGACACCGTACTCGTGCGCCATCCGCCGCACGGGCCGGACACCGTACTGCGGCTGTGGACCAGCGACGGGCGGGGGCGGCCGACCGCCCGCCCGCTAGGCGGTCACCCGTCCCCGGACGAGCCGTTCCAGCTGACCGTGCCCGGCGGCCAGTGGTACGCCCTGGAACTGCTGGAGGGGGAGGCCGGACTCTGGAGCGAGGCCGTCGTCCCGGGCATCGCCTTCGGGGAGGGCACGCAGCCGACGGCTCCCTGGCCGCCCACGGCGGAGGTGACGGAGCGGCGGGACGGGCGGCGGGCCGGGTCGAACGGGCAGCCGTTGCGCGAGCTCCTCGGGCTCACCCCCCATGTCGAGGGCGGCTACTTCCGCCAGTACTACGAGTCCACCGACGGCCTGGAGACCTCCCGGGGGCGGCGACCGCTGGCGAACACCATCCACTACCTGCTCGACCGGGACTCGCCGGTCGGATACCTGCACCTCAACAACGCCCACATCACCCACTTCCTGAACTCGGGCGGGCCCATCCAGTACCTGATGCTCTCGCCCGACGGCGAGGTGCACGAGGTGGTCATGGGGGAGGACGCGGCAGCCGGCCAGGTCCTGGCCTTCACCTGCCCGGGCGGCTGGTGGAAGTCCAGCCGCCTGCCGGAAGGCGTCTCCCACGGGCTGATCAGCGAGATCGTGGCGCCCGGATTCGACTACCGGGACCAGTCCCTCGCCAGCGCCGACCGGATCGCCGACCAGTACCCCGCCGCCATCGGGCGGCTGCGCCCGTCGATCCGCGGTTGA
- a CDS encoding pitrilysin family protein, whose product MTPADRISVITAVDDRLKTTSICLGVAYGARHDPPDRGGLAHVLEHVLMSAPLPGVGPLVQHIEGRGGSANAETGLEQMLFHLQVDADDADQAVDLLLRAVLAPELDAATLDTERAAVLQELAAAEADPMDTVQDAFLSALFPGHPLGRPVGGTVAEIAAMDLEGVARGHRESLLTSPMTLAVVGPRVPRGLRATGNAPRSTAASRPPVPLGPPRRAEPVWPEEFAWVAVGGRSTGLTEGKRHHYAVLANLLGGHASSVLYRRLRVDAGLAYSFQAWDRGYVEAGAWRVLIGVESGNGPEAVAIVIRELDALATTGPTDADLDAARRHARMGLLRDTEMPLEHARLLASRALFHEAWDVDGELREIAAVTRDDVRAAASSLRDDLVTVVRPEAK is encoded by the coding sequence ATGACACCTGCCGATCGGATATCGGTCATCACTGCGGTCGATGACCGCCTGAAGACAACGAGCATCTGCCTCGGCGTGGCATACGGAGCGCGCCACGACCCGCCGGACCGCGGCGGTCTGGCCCATGTGCTGGAGCACGTACTGATGTCCGCGCCCCTTCCCGGTGTCGGGCCCCTCGTGCAGCACATCGAAGGCCGGGGAGGCAGCGCCAACGCCGAGACCGGCCTGGAACAGATGCTGTTCCACCTCCAGGTCGACGCGGACGACGCGGACCAGGCCGTGGACCTGCTGCTGCGCGCCGTGCTCGCGCCCGAACTGGACGCCGCGACCCTCGACACCGAACGGGCCGCCGTGCTCCAGGAGCTCGCGGCCGCCGAAGCCGACCCGATGGACACGGTTCAGGACGCCTTCCTCTCCGCGCTCTTCCCCGGCCACCCGCTGGGCCGGCCCGTGGGCGGCACGGTCGCCGAGATCGCCGCCATGGACCTCGAAGGCGTGGCACGCGGACACCGCGAATCCCTGCTCACCAGCCCCATGACCCTCGCCGTGGTGGGCCCGAGGGTTCCCCGCGGGCTGCGCGCCACCGGGAACGCCCCCCGCTCCACCGCGGCGTCCCGCCCGCCGGTCCCGCTCGGCCCGCCCCGCCGGGCCGAGCCCGTCTGGCCCGAGGAGTTCGCCTGGGTCGCGGTGGGCGGCCGGTCCACCGGACTGACCGAGGGGAAGCGCCACCACTACGCCGTGCTGGCGAACCTCTTGGGCGGCCACGCCTCCTCGGTGCTCTACCGCCGGCTCCGCGTGGACGCCGGCCTCGCCTACTCCTTCCAGGCATGGGACCGGGGCTACGTCGAGGCGGGCGCCTGGCGCGTCCTGATCGGCGTGGAAAGCGGGAACGGCCCCGAGGCGGTCGCCATCGTCATCCGGGAACTGGACGCACTGGCGACGACCGGCCCCACGGACGCGGATCTCGACGCCGCCCGCCGGCACGCCCGCATGGGTCTGCTGCGCGACACCGAGATGCCCCTGGAACACGCGCGGCTCCTCGCGTCGCGAGCGCTGTTCCACGAGGCCTGGGACGTGGACGGCGAGCTGCGGGAGATCGCCGCCGTCACCCGGGACGACGTACGCGCCGCGGCCTCGTCGCTCCGCGACGACCTGGTCACCGTGGTCCGCCCGGAGGCGAAGTGA
- a CDS encoding sulfotransferase domain-containing protein, whose translation MGPSPFPGSSSAAADVYVLSFPKCGRTWLRLLMAKAISLDWGLPMEMCRDLRLEEFSAAQPRIPEITFWHDDRVGWRTPGQLSTDKEHYRGSRVVFLTRDLRDTTVSYYFQRSLRPDNPYAGPLGDFIGEKEGSLRTCVEFWNIWYASQGVPSSFLLTSYERLAADTPGELARILEFCGLPPAGPRILREAVEFAGFSSMRAMELSDALDSERLRPGRPGEPESYKTRRGIIGGFRDYLTDSQIGEVDDLIRTALVPEWQALAFAADAPAAPSGGSAAPCQ comes from the coding sequence ATGGGCCCGTCGCCCTTTCCCGGCTCCTCCTCGGCCGCCGCGGACGTCTACGTCCTTTCCTTTCCCAAGTGCGGACGCACCTGGCTGCGGCTGCTGATGGCCAAGGCCATCTCCCTCGACTGGGGCCTCCCGATGGAGATGTGCCGGGACCTGCGGCTGGAGGAGTTCAGCGCGGCGCAGCCGCGCATCCCGGAGATCACCTTCTGGCACGACGACCGGGTCGGCTGGCGCACCCCCGGCCAGCTGTCCACGGACAAGGAGCACTACCGGGGCTCGCGGGTCGTGTTCCTGACCCGCGACCTGCGGGACACAACGGTCTCCTACTACTTCCAGCGCAGCCTGCGCCCGGACAACCCGTACGCCGGCCCGCTCGGGGATTTCATCGGCGAGAAGGAGGGGAGCCTGCGGACCTGTGTCGAGTTCTGGAACATCTGGTACGCCAGTCAGGGCGTTCCGAGCTCCTTCCTCCTCACCTCCTACGAACGGCTCGCAGCCGACACCCCCGGCGAACTCGCGCGGATCCTGGAGTTCTGCGGTCTCCCGCCGGCCGGTCCGCGGATCCTGCGGGAAGCGGTCGAATTCGCCGGCTTCTCCAGCATGCGCGCGATGGAGCTCAGCGACGCCCTGGACTCCGAACGCCTGCGGCCCGGAAGGCCGGGCGAGCCCGAGTCCTACAAGACCCGTCGCGGGATCATCGGGGGGTTCCGCGACTATCTGACGGATTCCCAGATCGGCGAGGTCGACGACCTGATCAGGACCGCCCTGGTACCCGAATGGCAGGCGCTGGCCTTCGCCGCGGACGCTCCCGCGGCGCCGTCGGGAGGATCCGCAGCCCCCTGTCAGTAG